TCTATCAAAATCTGATGAAACCAATAAACTCATACTCTGTTTCTATTTCGCTGCTAATTACAGGCCGTTTACTTACTTGAAGAATGGTTCCATGGTTTCTTTGAGTTGCCACAAAATCCCACAGCCAAAATCCGGCACCGTACTTCAACCGTGCCTCCTCGGTTATCCACCGCAGCTTCGTCGACTTTCAATCCTAGCCGCCATTTCTCAATACAACTCAGCCACCTCCAATGCCTCAACAGTATCAAGACCATTTACCTTGCCAGAAAAGTAAGCTGGATCTCGGTTCAAGCATAGAACGTTAGCTGAGAGCTAGCGTCGTCCGAGAGATAAACGACGAGATTCTTTGGTGGGTAAATGGGAGCCAACACGGATATGACTGTGTTGACCATCATCAATAATGGCTCGATCACCGGATCCGCCATGGAATGGAAAATATCCAGCCTTGGGAGACCGTTACCGTATCTCTGGGAGAGTCTATTGGCGAAGGTGAATCGCCAAACAGGATTCCACCGGACAGATTGTTGGTATTAATCAAACGAAACCGGTTTGGTATTCAATAATCTCAACCGGTATGGTATGATCAGTCTTTAAAGCAAAAGCCAATAGATTCAGCCAAAAACGGAGGTCTCGAAACCTCTGAACGCAATCTTTCCTCCGGTCCTCGTCCTGGTCACAAGAAGCGGCTAACTATCGCCTTCATGAACCGGTATAAACATAGCTTAAGATGATCTACAAAATTACATCTAAATAGTACAAAATATTAAGTAAAGATATAATGCTAAATAAAGTTATTAAAAACATTAAAACATACTTAAATTAGGAAATGTATTTTAGAATTTCCCAACTAAACTGTAGTCTATATATAATTATACGAAATCTATAGTGGAGCAAAATTTGGAATATGTAAAAAAGTTTGAGTAATTCATGCACATCATTTAAACAAATAAAATCACCACCAACACACTTTCCGTTTTCCATGGCTTTT
The DNA window shown above is from Brassica oleracea var. oleracea cultivar TO1000 chromosome C3, BOL, whole genome shotgun sequence and carries:
- the LOC106332744 gene encoding uncharacterized protein LOC106332744 isoform X3, giving the protein MLQRGGGPSFEILEAKNINKMGQLVSLEMLLIGEQVSSLSMDKPVPFTYLKNGSMVSLSCHKIPQPKSGTVLQPCLLGYPPQLRRLSILAAISQYNSATSNASTVSRPFTLPEK
- the LOC106332744 gene encoding uncharacterized protein LOC106332744 isoform X2 translates to MANSYTVLAALRAGRCSNAAEVRLLRFWKPRTSTKWDNWSLLSRWINQCWPFTYLKNGSMVSLSCHKIPQPKSGTVLQPCLLGYPPQLRRLSILAAISQYNSATSNASTVSRPFTLPEK
- the LOC106332744 gene encoding uncharacterized protein LOC106332744 isoform X1, giving the protein MLQRGGGPSFEILEAKNINKMGQLVSLEMLLIGEQVSSLSMDKPVLAVYLLEEWFHGFFELPQNPTAKIRHRTSTVPPRLSTAASSTFNPSRHFSIQLSHLQCLNSIKTIYLARKVSWISVQA